One Natronomonas gomsonensis genomic window, GGCTCCGACCGTCCCACGACGCCGACGGAGGGTGCCGGCTCCGGGTTCGGCGTCGGTACCGCGGCCCTCGCGACTCTCGCGGCGGCCGTGCTGTTCGGCCGTCGATAGTCGACGCGCCGCTACTTAGAGGTGTTCTGCGAGTGCGGGTGCGACGCTGACCGTCGATACCGCCCGCTCGATGGTGTCCGTTCCGAACACGCCGTCGACGCCGACGCGAGCCAGTTTCGTCCGGGCGCTGGCGGCGAGCATCGGGTGGACGCAGGTCACGAACACGCGGTCGGGATCATCCAATTGCGCGATGGCTGTGCTCATCGTCGACCCCGTGGCGACGATGTCGTCGACCAACACCACGTCGCGACCGGCCGTGTCGGCGTCGCTCGGTTGCATCTCGACCTCCGTATCCGAGAGGCGGTGTTTCTCGAAGTAATCCACCTCGCCGTCGCCCGCAGTGTCTCGAACGGTCTTCGCGAGGTCGATGGCACCCTCGTCCGGCGAGAGGAAAAGCGGGTCCGAAAGTGCCGGCAGGGTGTCGGCGAGCAATCCGGCGGCGTCGACGGCCCGACACGGCACATCGAAGAAGTCACACACCGCATTCTCGTGGGGGTTGACTGTCAGTACGCGGTCGGTTCCCGTCGAGATGGCTCGGGCCATCGCACGCGCGGAGACGGGTTCGCCCTCGGCGAAGGCCTCGTCCTGTCGTGCATACCCCATGTACGGGAGGACGGTGACGACCTCCTCGGCCTGCTGGCGGGCGGCGTCCTGCAACTGGAGCAACTCGACGTGGGCGCCGTCGGAGACCGTCGAGGCGACGACGACCGCGCGGTCATCGGTGTCCGGAACGCGGACGACCCGTTCCCCGTCGGCGAACTGTTCGTACTCGACGGCCGCAAGCGACTCTCCCAACGCCGCCGAGAGTGTGGCCGCGAGGTCCTGTGAGGCGGAGCCCGGAACTATCATGCGCGAGGCTCCGCGTTCCGGGGGTAAACGCGTTTTCCTTCGACCTTTTTTTGGCTCGGGTGTGCCGAAGGCGCACCGCGTGGCGGCTTCGCCGCCACGACATGCGGTTGCGGGACACAGGCCCGCAACCCACTCGCGGCAAAAACGTCGATGAAAAAGGCGCGAACGCGCCGACGGCGCGTTCGCGTGAACCGCGCTCGCTGCGCTCGCGCGGATGCTGGACTAATTACAACACAAGTTACCGCTCTCGAACCACGACGAACTCCGCGAGGTCTTCGAGATACCCGACTGCCTCCGAGCCGACGGAGTCGGCGGCTTCCAGTGCGGCGAGGGCTGCATCGGATTCCTCGCGGGCGCGCTGGTTCGCCTCTTCGGGCGTCATCTCCGTAATCTGGACCAGCGACGGCCGGGCCATCTCCTCGTCTTGGCCGGTCGGCTTGCCGAGTTCCTCGGCGTCGGCCGTCGCGTCGAGGACGTCGTCGCGAATCTGGAATGCAATACCGACCCGCTCGGCGTACTGGCCGAAGGCCTCGACGGTGTAGGCGTCGGCGTCGGCGGCGACCGCGCCCAACTCGGCGGCGGCCCGGAACAGCGCGCCGGTCTTCCGGCGGGCGAGTTCCATGTACTCGTCTTCGTCGGTCGGCTGGGCGACGAGCTCGGTCGCCTCGCCCTCACCGAGTTCGACCATCGACTCGCTGACGACCTGCATGGCGCGCTCGTCGGCCGAAAACAGCGCGAACGCTTCCCCGAGCAAGCCGTCGCTGGCGACGATGGCCGACCCGTGGCCGAAGGCCGCCCACGCGCTGTCGACACTCCGGCGCAGTTCGGACTCGTCGATGATGTCATCGACGACCAACGAGGCGTTGTGGACCAACTCGATGCCGACCGCGAAGTCGACGGCGTTTCGGGACGGCTCAGAGCCGCGGCCGTCGTCGCCGGACAGTTCGCCGCCGGCGGCCTCGAAGGCCAGAAGCGTCACCGTCGGGCGGACGCGTTTGCCCCCCGACAGCGAGACGTGTTCGAGGCGGTCGGTCATCGCCTCGGGGTCGGTCGAATCGAGGACGGCTTCGAGCCGGTCCTCGACGAACGACCGACGCCGCTCCAGATACTCCATAAAAGTGGTAGGTTCGTTCCTCGGAAGTACGTGTCGGATACGGACGAAAAATGTGGATATCGAGGGTCGAAAACCGGCCTACAGGTCGGGCGCTTCGCCGCCGAACTCCTCGATGAGTTCGGGAACGACATCGAAGAGGTCGTCGACGATGCCGTAGTCGGCGATGTCGTAGATAGGCGCGTTCGGGTCGGTGTTGATGGCGACGATGGTGTCGGCGCCTTTCATTCCAGCGACGTGCTGGACGGCCCCGGAGATGCCGATGGCGATGTACACGTCGGGGGTGACGACCTTCCCGGACTGGCCGACCTGTCGGTTCTTCGGCAGCCAGCCGTTGTCGACGATGGGTCGCGACGAGGACAGCGTCGCGCCGAGGGTGTCGGCGAGTTCCTCGACGAGCGGGAGGTTCTCCTCCTCGTCGATACCGCGGCCGATGGAGACGAGCACGTCCGCCTCGGTGATGTCGACGTCGCCGCCGCCGACTTCCTCGAAGCCGTTGACGGTCGTCCCGAGGGCGCTTTCGTCGATGTCAGCGTCGAAGGCCTCGATTGCGGCGTCGCCGGCCGCTTCGGCCTTCGGCCACTCCGCCGGCCGGATGGTCAGCGCGTAGTCGTCGGCGTCGATGTCGTAGGTCGTCTCGACCTTGCCACCGTACTGTTCGCGGGTGACTTCGAGGTTGCCGTTCGTCTCGAAGTCGACGACGTCGGTGACGAGCGGCAGGTCGAGTCCCTCGGCGACCGCCGGTGCGTAGTCGAGGCCGTTGACCGAGTTCGGCATCAGAAGCGCCGTCGGCTCGACCTCTGTGGCCAACTGCTCGATGGCTTGGGTGTAGACGCCGTGGTTGAACTCCTCGCCCTCGTCGACGGTGTAGATGGTGTCGACGCCGTCGCGGTTTACGTCGTCGGCGAAGCCCTCGACGTCGCCGCCGATGACGGCGAGTTCGAGGTCGGTGCCGAGGTCGTCGGCCAGTTCGCGGCCGGCCGTGACGAGTTCGTAGGACACGTCACGAACATCGCCGCGGCGGTGTTCGGTGATTGCGAGAACGGTCATCCTTCAACAACCCCCTTGTCGCGGAGGAACGTAGCCAGTTCTCCTGCGGTCTCCTCTGCACTACCCTCCCAGAGCGTGGCGTCGCCCTCGGATTCGGGCTCGTACATCGACGTGCGCTCGACCGGCGACTCGACGACGCTGTCGTCGAGGCCGAGGTCATCGAGCGTGTGAACGTCCAGCGGCTTGCGCTGTGCTTGTCGGATGCCACGGAGGCTCGCGTAGCGCGGTTCGTTGATACCGGTCTGGATGGTCAACACGGACGGGAGTTCGACGTCGGTGAGTTCCTCGATACCGCCTTCGAGTTCGCGGTGGACGGAGGCGACGCCTGCCTCGATGTCGAGGGCGTTGACGACGGCGGCCCACTCGAAGCCGATGCGGTCGGCCAGTGCGACGCCGGTTGCGCCGTTTGCGTCGTCGCCGGCCTGAACGCCGGTGAGGACGAAGTCGGGGTCCTCCTCTTCGACGACGGCGGCGAGGATGTCGGCTTTCGACTCGACGTCGAGGAACTGGGCGTTCTCGAGGGAGTCGTCCCACACGCGGAGCGCGCGGTCTGCGCCCTTCGCCAGCGCCATCCGAACGGTCTCCTCGGCGCGTTCGGGGCCGATGGTGACGGTGACGACCTCCACGTCGTCGTTCTCCTCCGAAATCTGTACGGCTTCCTCAACGGCGTAGTCGTCCCACTCGTTGAGATCATACTCGAGGGAGCCCTCGTCGATGTCGAGTCCCGAAATCTGGAACTCGTCGTCGACCTCGGCCACCTCTTTGACGGTGACGAGTATTTTCATGCGTTCCGATCGGTTCTAGCGAACTACGAAATCCAGATAAGTGTTTCCACTCGGCGCACTGGCTACGTTCAGTATCCGTCTCGGGCCCCCGCCGAAAGTTACATGCACGCACCGACAGTCACTCGATTCAATACAATGGATTCAGTACAGTCACTCGACGGACAGACGGCACTCGTGACCGGTGCGAGTCGCGGCATCGGGCGAGCAACGGCGGTTACACTGGCAGCGCATGGCGCAGACGTGGCACTAGCTGCCCGGAGTAGGGACGCACTATCGGCGGCGGCAGACGAGATTACGGACGAACATGACGTCAGTACGGTGGCCGTGCCGACCGACGTCACTGACGAGAATGCAGTAGAGTCGATGTTCGAGACAACGGTTGACACCTTCGATGGACTGGATATCGTCGTGAGCAACGCCGGGAGGGCCCACGAACGCCGACTTGGAGACCTCTCGACAGAAGAGTACCGAAGGCTGATGGCCGTGAACGTGGACGGGACGTTCTTCACCGCACGGAGCGCCGACCCGTACCTCCGAGCATCAAGCGGCCACCTCGTTTTCGTCGGGAGCATAGCCGCGAAGTACCCTGCCCCGAAGTTCCCGGTCTACGCTGCGAGCAAGTGGTGGATTCGTGGGTTTGCACTGAGTATTGCGGGCGACTTGGGGACCGACGACGTGGCGACGACTGTCGTACACCCGACATCGGTCCGTACAGATATCGGCGTGGAAGCCCGTCCAGAATCGCTCAAAGAGACCTATGCCCCCGGCGAGGTACCCGAACCGGAGGACATCGCGAGCGCAGTTGTCTTCTCGGTCACTCGCCGGTCTCCGAACACGGTTAGCGAACTCGACCTGTTCTGCCGTGACCAGTTCACTGGCTTTCTCGGTGGGTAAACCGTCGGAATCGGCCGCGGGACGAGCGACTACGTCCGTGAGGACGTAAAGTATAAGCGTATGATGGTGATTGACTAGGTATGTTAAATCTCGACGACGAGCAGCGGATGGTCGTACAGATGCTGTCGGAACTCGCGGAGAACGAGTTCGCTGACCGCGCGTTCCAGTGGGACGGCGAGTTCCCATGGGAAAATATCGAGTTGCTGGCCGACCAGGGGTTCATGGGAATCAACCTCCCTGAAGAGTACGGCGGCGGCGGCATGACGGAGTTCGAGGCTATCCTCGCGCTCGAGACCATCGGCCGGGTCTGTCCCGACACGGCCAACGCGCTCTACGGGCAGTCGATGGTGACGCCACGCGCGGTCGACATGTTTGGCACTGAGGCGGCCAAAGAGAAGTACATCCCACCGGTCTGTGCCGGTGAGTCCGCACTCGCTATCGCAATCAGCGAACCGCACGCCGGGAGTGACGCTGGCGCGATGGATACCCGCCTCGAGGAGAAGGACGGCGACTACTACCTCTCCGGCGAGAAAATCTGGGTTAGCTACGTCAAGGAATCCGATGCGGCCGTCGTCTGGGCGCGGTTCCCCGACGGCAACCTAGGTACCGTCATTATGGACTTCGACGCGCCCGGCATCGAAATCGGTGAACACTACGAGAATATGGCCGGCCACGTCCAGACTCATTTCTTTATGGAGGATGTCCCAATCCCCGAGGAGAACATCCTCGTTCAGGGGAAGGAAGCACTCAAAGAGCAACTGAAGGCCCTCAACTGGGAGCGCTGTGGGAGTTCGGCGTATGCCAACGCCATCGCTCGGTGTGCGTACGACCACGCGCTGGCGTACGCGAAGGAGCGCGAGCAGTTCGACCAGCCCATCGGTGAATTCCAGGGGATGCGCTGGAAGTTCGCGGACATGGCGAAGGAACTCGAAGCGTCCCGGTCGCTCACCTACCGCGCCGCGCTGAACGCGGAGGCGCAGGGGAGAGTGCCCGACCGGCTGGAGACCAGTATCGCGAAACTCTACTCTGGCGAGATGGTTGAGTACGTCGTCAGCGAAGCACTCCAAGCGTTCGGATCTACTGGGTACCAGCAGGATCACCCGTTAGAGTACCTGTACCGCCTCCAGCGCAGTCGCCGCATCGCCGCCGGGACCGATGAGATTATGAAGAACAACGTGGCCGACGAGGTCTTCGGGAACGGCCTCCCCGACCTAACCTGACCGCGGCCCGTCGTCTAGGCGCGCTCGCTCCCTCCGTAGCCACACCTCTCTCACCGTCGACACAGAAGTACTGTGCGACTGCACCTGAATCAAGGCAAAGACTTACACTGGTATGAGAAGTAGGTGGCAGTAATGGCAGCGAACGAACCGGTGTACATAGCAGGTGCCTTCGAACATCCGACCCGGGAAGCACCCGACAAGTCGGAGATGCAACTACACGCCGAGGTGGCGAAGGGCGCGCTTGATGACGCCGGCCTGCCGAAGGCCGATGTTGACGCGTTCTTTACCGCCGGTGTCCCCGAGTATGAGTTCGCTCTCTCGCCGCTCGTGGTCGCCGATTACCTCGGCCTCGACGTGTCGTATGCTGACACGACCGATTACGGCGGTTCGTCGTACATCGCGCACGTCGGCCACGCAGCGAGCGCGATTCGAGATGGGAAGTGCGACGTCGCGCTCGTCACGCTCGCCGGCCGACCTCGATCACGCGGGCAAGCGACAGGGTCTGGTGCTCGTGAACTCCGGACCATGCAGGACAGTTTCGAGCGCATCTACGGCGCCACCAATATTTCGATGTACGGGATGGCTGCACGCCGGCACATGCACGAGTACGGAACGACACCGGAGCAACTCGCGGAGGTCCGCGTCGCCGCGTCCCAGCACGCTCAGTACAACGACCAGGCGATGTATCAGGACCCGGTGACTGTTGAGGATGTAGTTGAGTCCAAGGTCGTCGCCGACCCCCTCCACCTGCTCGACTGCTGTGTCATCTCTGACGGTGGCGGCGCGCTTGTAATCGTCTCCGAGGACGCTCGCGCCGAACTCAACCGCAAGTGTGTCGAGGTGCTCGGCCATGGCGAGTCACCGAGTCATCACGATGCCGGCCGCATCGACCTCACGACGACTGGTGCGGTCCAGTCCGGTCGTCGTGCCTTTGAGGAGGCTGGGCTTGCCCCCGAGCACGTCGACTATGCCTCCATCTACGACTCATTCACCATCACCGTCCTCGAAGCCATCGAAGACCTCGGGTTCTGTGCGAAAGGTGAGGGGGGGGAGTTCATCGAAGGGGGGACACTTCAAGCACCCGACGGTGACCTCCCTTTCAATACTGACGGTGGTGGGCTCTGCTCGAATCATCCCGCCAACCGGGGTGGTATGACAAAGGTCGTTGAGGCCGTCCGGCAACTTCGGGGCGAAGCCAATCCGGAGGTACAGGTAGACGCGGACGTCGCCATCGCACACGGCACAGGTGGGAGCATCGCGACGCGACACGGTGCTGCTACGGTGGTTCTCGGAGGTGAAGACCGATGACGTGGGAGCCACGTCCCGTGCCCGACGTGACACCGGAGACTGAACCCTTCTGGAAGGGCGCGTCTGAGGGCCGCCTGCTCCTGAGCGAGTGCCAAGACTGCGGACTCGTATATCACTACCCCCGGGTGCTCTGTCCCGACTGTTTCAGCGAGGATGTAGAGTGGCTCGAAGCCGACGGTGAGGGCGAGGTGTATTCCTACTCGGTCACGCGCACGATGAGTGGTTGGCCTAAGGAGGACCTCCCGCTAGTTGTCGCTTACGTCGAACTCGACGAGGGGCCGCGACTGATGACGAACATCCAGGCCGACCAGGACGTGGTCGATGTCGGTACGCGCGTTACAGTCCGGTTCAAGGAAACTGAGACAAACGACATCGCCATCCCGGTTTTCGTCCCCATCTCGGCAGAGAGGTGAGACTATGCACCGAATATGCCTAGGAAATACAGTCTTCGAGGGGCTGAACAACGCGTACCTGTTTCCCTACGAGCAGACGACGCTCATCGACACAGGAGTCGACACACCCGCCGTACGCACCGAGCTTCGGGCGGCCCTCGACGAAGTGGGGTATTCCCTCGCCGACATCGACCGAGTGCTGCTGACTCACTACCATCCCGACCACTCGGGACTGGCAGCCGCGATTCAGGACGCTGGTGGTGCGTCAGTCCACGTCCACGAGGCTGACGCTCCGATGGTTCGCAAAGACGAGGCCGCGTGGGCGAGCTTCGAAGAACGCCAGCAAACCTGCTATGATGAGTGGGATATCCCGACGGACAAGCGAACAGAACTCCGGGCCGAGATGGCCAGCTCAATGGATCTCTACGGTCCGCCAGTGAGGGTAACGCCGTTCGTCGATGGCGATCGATTCAAGCTCGGTATCTATTCGCTCGAGGTTGTTCACACGCCTGGTCATACGGCGGGACAGTGCTGTTTCGTTGACCGCGAGCGGGGAACCGTCTTCAGCGGTGACACACTCCTTCCCCACTACACGCCGAACGTCGGCGGCGCGGATGTCCGGATGGATGAGTCGCTCGAACAGTACCTAACGAGCCTCGATCGCCTGATAGAGGGTAAGTTCGATCATGCGTTGCCTGGCCATCGCGAGGCCATCGTTGACCCAGCGGCATGCGCCCGTGACATCGTCCGCCATCACGAGGAGCGAGCGTACAGAATCGTTGCGTATCTCGACGAGGCTGGTCCAGCGACGACGTGGGAGGTCAGCGACCATTTGTTCGGCGACCTCGAGAGCATCCACATCCTGCACGGCCCGGGCGAAGCTCACGCCCATCTGGAACATCTGTGCATGGCAGATGACATCGAGAAGACGGACGGCGGTTACACCCTGGCCCCCGAGACAGCGACGCGACTCCGTGACGACGAGGGAGACCGCTGGCCGCTCCGAGTCTCTTCCTGAGCGCGTCGTGAACATTTAACCCGGTCGCCGACGGGATGGGGCGTATGCTGGAATGGCCGGAGGCCACAATCTACCAGGGCCTCACCTCTGTCGCCGCGTCTGCACCGTCCAGTCTCGCCCTCATCTTTGAGGACGAGACGACCACCTACGGCGAACTCGTCGCCGAGAGTCGTCGCCTCGCCCGCGCGCTTGCCGCCCTTGACGTCGGCGTGGGCGACACTATCGCCATCTGGCTTCGCAACCGACCTGCTTGGATCGAAGCACAACTCGCCGCCTCGTATCTCGGCGCATCAGTGGTTGCCGTGAACACGCGCTGTGGGTCCCGAGACCTCGACCATGTCCTTAACGATGCGGGCGTCGGGGTCGTCCTTACCGAGCCGGGGAGCAGTGACCCCACGCATCTCGAGATGCTCGCGTCGCTCGCCCCGGGAATTGTCGACGCCGACCTGGATGCCTTCTCGCCGGATCGCTATCCGGACCTGTCTCACGTCGTGACGACGACAGCGGCGCCGGGCTACGACGCCGTTAGGTCGCTCCAGGAAATGAAGGACATGGCAACGGCGGCCCCGACACCAGACCCGGTTGATACGCCTGCGGCCTCAGCGTGCGTCTTCTACACCAGCGGGACTACAGGCGATTCGAAGGGGTGCCCGCAGTCGAACCGGTCGCTTCTGAATCACTCCTACCAGGTTGGCGAACACTTCGACCTCTCGTCCGACGACGTGGCTCTCGGTGCCCTCCCATTCTGTGGTATTATGGGTCACAATACGTTTCTGAGCGCGCTGGCTCACGGCATCCCGCTGGTACTCCAGCCGGAGTTCGACGCGGCGGCGGCGATTGACCTGATCGAGACCCATGAGGTGACCTACTTCTCGGCTATCGGGTCAATGTACGAACGGATGGTTGTGACTGAGGAATTCACGTCCGAGCGGGTCACTACTCTTTCGAAAGGTGCCGTGGCGTTTGTCAGTGGGACCGATCGAGAGACGTTCGAGCGTGTCGAGGGCGCAGTCGGGTTCCCGCTAGTACGGCCCTACGGCCTCTCGGAGGCCAACAGCCAGGTGTTTGTCGGCGACCCGGACGCCACGGTCGAAGAACGCTTCCGCACTGGCGGCCCCCCGGTCCATCCTGACGAGGAAGCGGCACGGGTCGTCGACCCCGAAACGGGCGACCCGCTCCCGACTGACGAACAAGGGGAACTCTGCCTCCGGGGGTACAACGTCATCGATAGCTATCTGGGACGGCCGGAGGCGACGGCGGCGGCCGTCGACGAGGACGGTTGGTTCCATACCGGCGACCTTGCAGAGCGCGGTCCAGACGGGGTCTATTACCACGCCCGGATGGACGACGCTCTCCGTGTCCGGGGTTTCCTGGTCGCGCCGCGAGCGGTCGAACGGGCAGTCGAGTCCCACCCTGCAGTCGACGCTGCGCAGGTGGTCGGGGCACCTCACCCCCGCCATGGGCAGGTCCCCGTGGCGTTCGTCACGGGCGAGGACGCGGACGAGACTGCCGTCCGCGAGTTCCTTGTGGACCGCCTCGCGGACTACAAGGTCCCCGAGCGGGTGTTCGCCGTCGCGTCATTCCCTCGTACCGACGGTCCCCACGGGCGGAAGATACAGAAACACGAACTCCGCGACCGGGTCGAGACGCTATTTGAGGGGTGAGTGTCGTCGTCGTTGCGGCCGATCTAACGATGGGCACGCCGCAACGTTTTATATCGGTGGCTGGGGAAGTCACCTGTACATGTCCATCGAGACAGTTGCGGACATTCAGCAAGTGACAGTCATCGGCGCCGGTGAGATGGGACGCGGTATCGCCGCCGTCGCGGCCCTAGCGGGCTACGATACGATACTCCAAGATATCGACGAGGACCAGCTCAATGACGCGATTGAGCAGGTAAAGTGGAGTTACGGCAAGATTGTAGACGATGAGGATGTCACGGAGGCGGATGTTGAGGCAGCACTCGACCGGATTACATCCACTACGTCGCTTGAGGAGGCTGTCGCCAATACCGACATCGTGACTGAAGCCGCCGTTGAGAAACAGGCCGTCAAGGAGGACATCTTCGAGTCCGTCGACAACCTAGCTCCCGACGAGGCCATCCTGACGACGAACACGTCCGGACTCAACATCACCCGGCTGGCAGAAGTGACCGATCGACCTTCACAGGTCGCCGGTACTCACTGGTTCAATCCACCGATGCTGATGGATCTCGTGGAGATTATCGAGACCGAACACGTCGACTCACAAGTCGTTGACGTGGTAGAAGACCTCATCAAGGACTTCGAGAAGACGCCTATCCGTTGTCGCCGCGACGTGCCAATGTTCATCGTCAACCGCTGTATGCGACCTTACGGCGAGGCGGCGGCGTGGCTAGTTTACTATGACAAAGCGGAAATTGAGGAAGTCGACTCGGCGATGAAGTACCGTGAGGGCTTCCCAATGGGTCCCTTCGAGCTGGCTGATTTCACGGGCGGCATCCAAGTGCGCGTCGAAAGCGAGGAGGATCACCTCAACGACCCTCGCCCGCTCAACTACGATACCCGATACTGCCCGCTTCTACATGAGCGGTACGAGAAGGGTCACTACGGCCGGAAGTCTGGAAAGGGCTTCTACGACTATTCCGATCAGGACGAACCCGGTATCGATCCTGAGGCGGGCAAGGATGTCGACGTCCTGAAGATTTGGGCGCCGGTCATCAACGAGGCTGCGAAGATGGTCCAACATGACGTAGCGACGGTCGAGGACGTCGACACGGGGATGAAACTCGGTGGGAACTGGCCGGTTGGGCCGTTCGAGAAGGCCGACGAGGTGGGTGCGGAGACGGTCGTCCGGACCTGCGTCGAACTGGCTAACATGCACGAGCGTGTTGAGAACCTCGCCGAGACCCTCCCCTGTGACCTGCTCGTCGAGAAAGCGAAGGGAGACGAGACGTTCTACTGACGACCCACGCACCGGTTCTTATAAGACGATGGCCGCCATTACTTCTCAATGACCCGACGTGACAACTAATAGTGTCCCTCTCGACGAGGCCGAGTACCGGCCCGTCGGGAACTGCTACGAGGATTTCGAGGTGGGACGGACGTTCGAACACCATTGGGGTCGGACCGTGACCGACGGCGACAACGCACGGTTCACGACTCTCCGCATCAACCGGAATCCGCTGTATTTCAACGAGGAGTACGCGGCCACTTACGGGCACGAAAACGTGGTTATCGATCCACTGCTCGTGTTCAACACCATCCTCGGTCTCACGGTCGAGGACCTCAGCGAACGTGGTGGGCTCTTCCTTGGTGTGGACGACTGCACCTTCCATAAGCAACTGACGGTCGGCGCTACGCTAACCGCAGAGAGTGAGGTGCTAGACCGTCGACAGAGTGACTCGCGCCCAGACTTCGGGATCGTCACTTGGCGGACCCGCGGCTATGACGGCGAAGGCGACCTAGTCATTGAATACGATCGGACGAACATGGTGCCAAAGCGGTCCGATGAGGAGGGTGACGCATGACGGGCGAGCGCGATCCCGAATCGATGACGAGCGACGACACGTACTTCGAGGACTTCACCGCCGGCGACGTCTACGAACACGCTCGCGGGAAGACCCTCTCGGAAGATGAGATGCATGGCGTCGCTCATATGACGATGAACACTGCCGAGGCGCACTTCAACGCAGATGAGATGCGTGACTCTGAGCACGGCGAGCGTATCAACTACGGTGGAACAACGATGAGCATCGTCCTTGGACTGGCGAGTTCTGACACAACCGAGAACGTCGTCCAGACGACGGGTCTCGATGGCATTCGCTTCCACGCGCCTGTGCAGGCTGGAGACACGCTCTACGCAGTGACGAAGGTGCTTGAGACCGACGCCGACGCGACCGACAACCCGGATACCGGGTTCGTCCGTTTTGAGCACTATGGTCTGAACGAGGACGAGGACCACATATTTACCGGCGTCCAAGAGTGCGTCGTGAA contains:
- the prs gene encoding ribose-phosphate diphosphokinase, with protein sequence MIVPGSASQDLAATLSAALGESLAAVEYEQFADGERVVRVPDTDDRAVVVASTVSDGAHVELLQLQDAARQQAEEVVTVLPYMGYARQDEAFAEGEPVSARAMARAISTGTDRVLTVNPHENAVCDFFDVPCRAVDAAGLLADTLPALSDPLFLSPDEGAIDLAKTVRDTAGDGEVDYFEKHRLSDTEVEMQPSDADTAGRDVVLVDDIVATGSTMSTAIAQLDDPDRVFVTCVHPMLAASARTKLARVGVDGVFGTDTIERAVSTVSVAPALAEHL
- a CDS encoding polyprenyl synthetase family protein; protein product: MEYLERRRSFVEDRLEAVLDSTDPEAMTDRLEHVSLSGGKRVRPTVTLLAFEAAGGELSGDDGRGSEPSRNAVDFAVGIELVHNASLVVDDIIDESELRRSVDSAWAAFGHGSAIVASDGLLGEAFALFSADERAMQVVSESMVELGEGEATELVAQPTDEDEYMELARRKTGALFRAAAELGAVAADADAYTVEAFGQYAERVGIAFQIRDDVLDATADAEELGKPTGQDEEMARPSLVQITEMTPEEANQRAREESDAALAALEAADSVGSEAVGYLEDLAEFVVVRER
- a CDS encoding electron transfer flavoprotein subunit alpha/FixB family protein; this translates as MTVLAITEHRRGDVRDVSYELVTAGRELADDLGTDLELAVIGGDVEGFADDVNRDGVDTIYTVDEGEEFNHGVYTQAIEQLATEVEPTALLMPNSVNGLDYAPAVAEGLDLPLVTDVVDFETNGNLEVTREQYGGKVETTYDIDADDYALTIRPAEWPKAEAAGDAAIEAFDADIDESALGTTVNGFEEVGGGDVDITEADVLVSIGRGIDEEENLPLVEELADTLGATLSSSRPIVDNGWLPKNRQVGQSGKVVTPDVYIAIGISGAVQHVAGMKGADTIVAINTDPNAPIYDIADYGIVDDLFDVVPELIEEFGGEAPDL
- a CDS encoding electron transfer flavoprotein subunit beta/FixA family protein; this translates as MKILVTVKEVAEVDDEFQISGLDIDEGSLEYDLNEWDDYAVEEAVQISEENDDVEVVTVTIGPERAEETVRMALAKGADRALRVWDDSLENAQFLDVESKADILAAVVEEEDPDFVLTGVQAGDDANGATGVALADRIGFEWAAVVNALDIEAGVASVHRELEGGIEELTDVELPSVLTIQTGINEPRYASLRGIRQAQRKPLDVHTLDDLGLDDSVVESPVERTSMYEPESEGDATLWEGSAEETAGELATFLRDKGVVEG
- a CDS encoding SDR family oxidoreductase is translated as MDSVQSLDGQTALVTGASRGIGRATAVTLAAHGADVALAARSRDALSAAADEITDEHDVSTVAVPTDVTDENAVESMFETTVDTFDGLDIVVSNAGRAHERRLGDLSTEEYRRLMAVNVDGTFFTARSADPYLRASSGHLVFVGSIAAKYPAPKFPVYAASKWWIRGFALSIAGDLGTDDVATTVVHPTSVRTDIGVEARPESLKETYAPGEVPEPEDIASAVVFSVTRRSPNTVSELDLFCRDQFTGFLGG
- a CDS encoding acyl-CoA dehydrogenase family protein, coding for MLNLDDEQRMVVQMLSELAENEFADRAFQWDGEFPWENIELLADQGFMGINLPEEYGGGGMTEFEAILALETIGRVCPDTANALYGQSMVTPRAVDMFGTEAAKEKYIPPVCAGESALAIAISEPHAGSDAGAMDTRLEEKDGDYYLSGEKIWVSYVKESDAAVVWARFPDGNLGTVIMDFDAPGIEIGEHYENMAGHVQTHFFMEDVPIPEENILVQGKEALKEQLKALNWERCGSSAYANAIARCAYDHALAYAKEREQFDQPIGEFQGMRWKFADMAKELEASRSLTYRAALNAEAQGRVPDRLETSIAKLYSGEMVEYVVSEALQAFGSTGYQQDHPLEYLYRLQRSRRIAAGTDEIMKNNVADEVFGNGLPDLT
- a CDS encoding thiolase domain-containing protein: MAANEPVYIAGAFEHPTREAPDKSEMQLHAEVAKGALDDAGLPKADVDAFFTAGVPEYEFALSPLVVADYLGLDVSYADTTDYGGSSYIAHVGHAASAIRDGKCDVALVTLAGRPRSRGQATGSGARELRTMQDSFERIYGATNISMYGMAARRHMHEYGTTPEQLAEVRVAASQHAQYNDQAMYQDPVTVEDVVESKVVADPLHLLDCCVISDGGGALVIVSEDARAELNRKCVEVLGHGESPSHHDAGRIDLTTTGAVQSGRRAFEEAGLAPEHVDYASIYDSFTITVLEAIEDLGFCAKGEGGEFIEGGTLQAPDGDLPFNTDGGGLCSNHPANRGGMTKVVEAVRQLRGEANPEVQVDADVAIAHGTGGSIATRHGAATVVLGGEDR
- a CDS encoding Zn-ribbon domain-containing OB-fold protein; the protein is MTWEPRPVPDVTPETEPFWKGASEGRLLLSECQDCGLVYHYPRVLCPDCFSEDVEWLEADGEGEVYSYSVTRTMSGWPKEDLPLVVAYVELDEGPRLMTNIQADQDVVDVGTRVTVRFKETETNDIAIPVFVPISAER
- a CDS encoding MBL fold metallo-hydrolase, which codes for MHRICLGNTVFEGLNNAYLFPYEQTTLIDTGVDTPAVRTELRAALDEVGYSLADIDRVLLTHYHPDHSGLAAAIQDAGGASVHVHEADAPMVRKDEAAWASFEERQQTCYDEWDIPTDKRTELRAEMASSMDLYGPPVRVTPFVDGDRFKLGIYSLEVVHTPGHTAGQCCFVDRERGTVFSGDTLLPHYTPNVGGADVRMDESLEQYLTSLDRLIEGKFDHALPGHREAIVDPAACARDIVRHHEERAYRIVAYLDEAGPATTWEVSDHLFGDLESIHILHGPGEAHAHLEHLCMADDIEKTDGGYTLAPETATRLRDDEGDRWPLRVSS